GTTCCAGCGCTTTGATTCCCTGATTCGCCAACTGGACAACATAAGGTAATGTACTGTTATTAAGTGCCTGGGTGGCTGTCCAAGGTACTGCGCCTGGCATATTCGGGACGCCATAATGCACTACGCCCTCTTCAATGTAAACTGGGTTGGTGTGGGATGTGGTATGTAAAGTTTCCACACAACCGCCTTGGTCAACCGCAACATCAACAATTACAGAACCAGGATGCATTTGTTTGACCAATTTGCGAGATACTAGTATTGGCGCTCTACGTCCTGGGACTAAGACCGCACCAACGAGCAAATCGGCTTCTTTCACGGCGGCTTCGATATGGGCAGAGTTGCTGTAAAGCAATTCGACTCTAGAGCCAAACAAAGTTTCGAGGTAGGATAAGCGCTCGACATTCACATCCAAAATCTGCACGATCGCGCCCATACCTACGGCGATTTTAGCGGCTTCGGTGCCGACAACACCACCACCTAAAATCACGACTTTACCCGGTTTGACTCCAGGAACACCGCCTAAGAGGACGCCTTTACCACCTTGCTGACGTTCTAAAAACCTAGCGCCGAATTGTACCGCTAGCCGACCGGCAATAATGCTCATGGGAGAGAGCAAGGGTAATTTATTCCCACCGGGTTGTTCTACTGTTTCGTAGGCGATCGCACTCGTGCCAGAATCAACCAAATGCTCGGTCAATTGGCGATCGGCTGCTAGATGCAGATAAGTAAATAATATCTGTTCTTTTCGCAAAAATTTATACTCAGTTACCAGGGGTTCTTTGACTTTAACAATTAGTTCCCGATTCCAAGCTGCTTCTGGTGTGGGGACAATTTCCGCCCCAGCCCTTTTGTACTCATCATCTGTAAATCCAGCACCAGTACCCGCTTCTGTCTGGACAAAAATGGTATGACCATTTTCTCGCAGCACCCGTACACTCGAAGGACTCAACCCTACCCGAAACTCCTGATCCTTTGTTTCCTTGGGAACGCCTATTTCCATGTAGCGCCTCTGTTTAATTTTTGTTCAACTTTAGCCTGTCACTTTCATACTGGCTACTGCGGTATTATTCATAGCTTAATTTTTGTCTTAACTTTCTCAACCGTTGCAAAGTCTTGCTCTTGACTATTACCCCAGTCTTTCTAGAATATATAAAGAATAATTAAAAATTGTAAACAAGCCGTTTACATAGCTCCATCCCAGGAAGCTGCTGCTGGAATTCCCAAGTTATTGAGAGGAAACGTTGATGATCACAGAACCAAAACCAACAATTACGCCCAAATTAGAAGATCCGAAGTTTGGTTTTAACGAATATGCCGAGCGCTTGAATGGTCGAGCTGCTATGATTGGCTTCATGTTGATGGTGGTAATTGAATACGTCACCAATCAAGGGGTGCTATCATGGCTCGGTCTGAGGTAGTGCCACCAGAAAGTACAGGCGTGCAAGTTGTAAGCTAGTAATTAGAAGAGTTTGAACCAGTTGGATTATCCAGCTGGTTTGGACTTAAGTAACTGATAGCGAACTACCTCCCACAAATTGTCGTCTATAAGGCATACCAACGAGTGCCAGTGTTATCCTAGACTTGCAATTATTCTATGCAAGATAGTTAATTACTACACTTACCCCATACTGAAGAAAATTATAATATTTAAATGCCTTTCATCAGAAGGGACAATCAAAGTCTAATTGTGGGTTCGGTATTCTCGGTAAATTGACACAAAAACTTAACTGAATCAAACTAAGCTGTGATGAACGCTGTATTACCTCGTTTTTTGAAGTCAGCCTACCGGAAAGACCCAATCATCAGTGTATTGATGACAATGGGCGTAGTTGATGCATTGATCGGTGGATTGGATGATAGCTGGTCGTTGTTCGCTTTTGGTTTGGGGATAGCAGGGATTAGCCTCGGTTTTAAATTGTGGCGTATCCAACAAAGTCGTCCCTTACCAGAGGAGGAACCTGTAGTCCAACATTACTTACCCTCCCGTTCATCGAGTCCGACTTTACCCATGCTGACCGTTACCAAGAAAAAACCACCCATGTGAATCAATTTTGGATTTTGGATTTTGGATTTTGGATTTTAGATTGACCCCATGCATGAATGCAGGGGCTTCAATTAAAATTTTTTGATTTTGGATTTTAGATTTATTCTACGAATAAATTCGTTTGAATCTTCAATCCAAAATTTAAAATCTAAAACCTAAAATTCGGTGATACCGTTTCAGTTTAATTATAGGACTCCCCGTTGAAAAACCTTGAAGATGTAGCTTGTAGCTTGGCGTAAAGCTACATCTTTGCTTTAGACAAGGGATGAAAACGGGTTAAAGCGTTTACGCTTCAGTTGTTTAATCTCGTTGTTGGGCTATATATTGAATTACGTTTGCTGTAGTATAATCAATTCGTCTTAAAAACAAAAGGGGGTGATAAAACTTGCTAACAAACTATGTGTACAAACTCAGACCTAACATCACGCAATCATCAACAATGAGTAGATGGGTAGATATGTTACGTTCTCACTACAATTGGTGTTTGAATGACAGATTAACCCAATATGCTCAACAATTTATTCAAGGTGACTATTGCGATATTAGAACTAAAGCCGAGGCTTGCCCTATAACTTGTTTTGTTAGCAAGAACGGTGCTACGGGAGAACCCTGGAAGGATGATAAAAAGGCTAATCCTAGACGTGCTGCTGGTGATATTCAAATTACAGCATTACCAACTTTAAAAAAAGCTAGACCTTGGTTTGCTACTATTGATTCAACAGTATTGCAGCAAAATGTAAAACGTTTGGATATTGCATACAAAAACTTCTTTGTTCGCGTAGCGTCTGGGACAGGAGAAGGTAGGGGATTCCCTAAATTCAAGAATCGCTCTAACTTCACATCTTTTACTTACCAGATGGGAATTAAAGTACAGAAAAATAAAATCTATCTACCCAAGTTAGGATGGATGAGGTTTTACAATTCTCGTCAAATACCCGACTCTTTCACAATTAAAGCTGCCACAATTCGTAAGCGTCAGGATGGATGGTATGTTTCTATCAGAATAGAAGATAAAACAATACCAGACTACGTTGCTAAATCTTTTATTGATGTAAATAAAATAATTGGCTGTGATTTGGGCATTACAAAACTGGTACATCTATCTGATGGACACCAGATTGAAAATCCTAAATTCTTGACCAACAAAAAAACTAAACGCATCCTCAAAAACAGGCAGCGCAAAGTCACCAGAAAGTTAAAGGGTAGTAAAAATCGCAAAAAAGCAGCCACAAATGTAGGTAGGTTTCACCAAAAAATTGCTGATAAACGTCAAGCATATCAATGGTACGTAGCTAACAAGATTGTTTCTAGAAACGTTGATGCTATTGCTGTTGAGAACTTAAACGTTTCGGCAATGAAGAAAAGATGCTCAGAGAAAATAGAGGAAGAGACAGGAAGATTCTTAAAAAATGGACAGTCAAGAAAGAGAGGTTTAAATCGCTCAATCTCTGATGCAAGCTGGGGTGAATTGATATTGAAAATCGAGTATCTTGCTGCGAAGCATGGAAAGGTTGTCCTTAAAGTAAGTCCAAAACACACTAGCCAAAAATGTCAAAACTGTGGGCATATAGACGCTTTAAGTAGAGATGAAGAAAAGTTCATCTGTACAAATTGCGGATTCATGAGCCATGCTGACATTAACGCTGCTAAAAATATCAGAGATAGAGCATTAAGCATGGTACGCGAGGACTTCGCGGAACCGGAGCCGAAAGGTTCTAAACGCCCGAAAAACTGTAAGGAGATATCACCGCGCTCTATGAGCAAACGCGGTGAGCCTGGGAACCTGAGCAATCAGGATATTAAGACAGCGATGTCTTAAGAATCCCCGTACCTTCAGGTCGGGGAGTGTCAAGATACAAATTGGTAGGGGCACGGCAATGCCGTGCCCTTGAGCGAAATCTATATGTATCAAGGTTTCGGTGAAACGGTATGAGGAGTGAGGAGTGAGGAGTGAGGAGTGAGGGAACAGGTGGGTGCGGTTCTGTGCTGCGCCCGTATATTATTCTGGGGTTTATGGCAGTTCTTACCCTTCCAGTGACACTGTGGGGAGGGTTGGAAATTTCTACTGTCCAGGCTGCTGTGGAAGCAACATCAAAATCTCAAGCTAACAAAAGCTTTGCTAATCCGCAGCTACTTTATAGTTTACATGGACATGCAGGAACGGTTAAATCTTTAGCCTTCAGTCCAGATAGTAAAATTCTGGCTAGTGGTGGAGCAGAAAACGAAGGCGTAATTCGTTTGTGGAATCTGAAAAATGGTGCCAGGGTGGGAACTATCCGCAAAGCGCATAAAACAGGGGTGGAATCTTTGGTGATTTCGCCAGATGGTCAAACCTTGGTCAGCTGTAGTAGCGATCGCACCATTAACCTCTGGAACCTGAAAACTCAAAAATTTAGCCGCTCTTTTGTGGATCATACCAGTAATGTGATGTCTTTAGCTATTTCTGCTGATAGTAAATTGCTCATCAGTGGTGCTTTGGACGGAATTCGCCTTTGGGATTTACGACAGCAGCGTCCGCTTTCGACACTGGTACGCTTTGATAACTCGATTTATACAGTAGCGATTAGTCCTGATGGTCAGACTTTGGTTAGTGGTGACTCTCAGGGTGTAATTAAGCTGTGGAATTTGAGTACAGGAAAATTAATCCGTGAAATTGTGGCGCATTCGCAAATAGTCAGCACCGTAGCTTTTACACCAGATGGAGAAAGTGTGATTAGTGCTAGCCGCGATCGCACAATTAAAATTTGGCATACTAATAATGGTGAACTCATCCGCACGCTAACAGGACACAACAACTGGGTGAATGCGATTGCGATTAATCGCGATGGACAAACCCTCGCCAGTGCTGGTCGAGATGGGGTTAAATTGTGGAATATAACTACAGGTGAGTTAGTAACTACATTAGAAAAACATACAGATTGGGTAAGTGCGATCGCTTTTAGTCCTGATGGTCAATTTCTGGCTAGTGGTGGATTTGATAAAACTATTAATGTTTGGCGGAGCCGGTGAATAAATAATTATAGCGTTTCTCGCCCTAGTGAGGTACATCGGTAAGGGCACGGCAGTGCCGTGCCCCTACATCGCGTGATACAATTTTGTACCTCATCTGAATAGGAAGTGCTATGGCTGCTGATAATACTTGCAGATAAACACGCTATACAAGTGAATAATGCAAGATCGAGTTTCTAGCGCATCAGTACTGGCTTTACAATAGATATAGCCACAACTAAAAAATTAGGGAAATTTTATGACAAGCAATTTGCTGAAAAATCCAGCCAATGACATATCTAAACTAAATTATTCAGTATTAGTGGAAGCCAAAGAAGGCGGATATCAAGCAACAGTTTGGGGTTTACCGGAGTGTCAGGTATTTGCACAAACGCGGGAAGAGGCGCTGAATAATTTACACGAACTTGTGAATAATCGATTAAAAACTATAGAAATAGTTACTCAAGAAATTGCTGCGCCAAAAACTGAGCATCCTTGGATGAAATTTGCAGGTAAGTATAAAGATGACCCACAATTTGATGATATGCTAGCGGATATTGAAGCCTATAGACGTGAACTAGATACAGAAATGGAAGAATATTATCGCCAATTAGATGCTGAGGAAGAAGTCAAGTGAGTTTGTGGATACTTGATACGGATACTCTTTCACTATTTCAAAGAGCGCATCCATTAGTAAGTCAACGAGTAAATGGAACACCTATAGAACAATTAGTGACAACAGTTATCACATTTGAAGAACAGATATATGGAAGGTTGAATCGCATTAGAAGAGCTAATTCACAAGAATCATTAGTATTTGCCTATATCCAATTACGTGAAACTTTGGAGGATTTTAAAAATATCAATGTAGTTGATTTTAATCCAGAAGCGGCGAATTGCTACGCCCAATTGCTGCGTCAAAAAATACGTATTGGTACGCAAGATTTACGAATAGCGTCAATTGCAATTGCGAATAATGCTATTTTGGTGACGCGGAATCAGCGTGATTTTTCTCGCGTACCTGGGTTACAGTTTGAGGATTGGACTTTGGGTAATTAGGGCGATAGCGCAACAGGAGGAGATTCGGCTATGGATAAAATAGCACACTATCGACAAATAATCAAACAAATTCTGAGCGAACATGCACAAATCAGTTCTAATAGTGATTCTGTAAAATCAGAAGTAATTTTAGACCATGAAAACGACCATTATCAACTAGCTTACGTTGGTTGGCAAGGAGATAAGCGAGTCTTTGTCCCTGTGATGCATTTTGATATTCAAAATGGCAAAATATGGATTCAATATAACGGGACAGAAGAATCTGTTGCTGAACGATTAGTAAAATTAGGTGTACCTCCCTCTGATATTGTGATTGGCTTTCATTCTCCTTTTAAACGTCAGTTTACCGCTTATGCTGTTGAATGATGGTTAATTAACTAAAATTGATGTACCAAGACAGTAAGTTATTTCGCTAATTTATAGCGTTCCCATGCTTGCAAAAAATTGAATTGCATCGCTGAAGAAACTATTCGCAAACTTTTAACTTCTGGGATTTTTGAATTAAGCTTTTCAGCAACTTGTAATGCTGATTCTGCTGCTTTAGGTTGAAAATTATAAAGATGAACAAATCCTAAATAAGTCCAAGCATAGGCATTTTGAGCATCTTGTTGGGTGATTTTGTCCAAAGTTTTCAGCAGTGGTTCAACTCGCCGTTGTAAAGTTTGAGATAATGCCAAAGAATAGGCAATATCGAGATTTTTAGGTTCTTGAGAGAGGCGATAACTTAAAGCTATTTCGGCATAATTTAAGTAATCTTGTAACGGATCATATTGGTTGATGCGAGCGATTTCGCGAAAAATTGGGTCTAATTTTCCTTGAGGTAAACCTGTAGCTAATTGCTCCAGTTGGGTAATTAAATCTAGTTCTGGTGCGGGTATGTTTGCTGCTTGCGGATTTAAGGTGATTTGTATGGGAGGTGTAGGAAGGGGATAGGTATTTCCGGTGCGACGGTTGAGGTAGATTGCTTTGAGGTTGTAAGTACCTGCTGATAATTCTGCAGGTGGTAACATTGCAAGGGTTTCTATTACCCGAAAGGCTGTATTTGCTGGTGGCGCTTCCGTTTTGGTGTAAAGTTGTCCTAGAGCGATCGCATGATCATGCAACCATCTTTGATTTCCTTGACCTTGCCAAGTCAATAATACCAAACCATCCTGTAACTGTTCCCAACTTCCGGTAAACTCATACTGCACGGGAATTGGCTTTCCTGGTGGTGCTTGAACAGAAGTAAGCACTCCCAAGCTGACTTGTGGGGGAGGAGTTGAATTTAACTTTTCAACTACCACTGGGGAAACACGACGCTGATAGAGTCGCAACTCACTTTTATCTGGTAAATTCCAAGTTTTTTGAATTTTTAAATCAGGACTTTGGGTAACAGTTGTATTTAAGGCTGCTTGCGCTGCTTCAAAACCGCCAATTGCACCCTGGTCTCCTGTTTTGGTGATATACCAATTTAAAGAACGCGCATCTTGAGGGATATTTTTGATGTTAGTTCCTATCTGACGTGCAAATACTTGAAAATTGGCTGCACTCCCAAAAAAGTCTAGATTAAAAGGATTTATTTGTACAGTATTCGGGACAATTCCCATATTAGAACGCAAATAAGGTTGCTTTTGGATGACTTCTGCAATTACTTCAGCATGGGGATAAGTGGCACCTAAATAAGGTAAATGTCTACCACTAAATTGCTGCAAAAATGGTATGGGGAATAAATCAGAAATTAAAAATAAACTCGTGATGGCTACAGTTACCCAACGCAGCCATTGCGACCAAATTGTTGACGAAATTGTCAGCAACCGCGCCAAGAGTACCAAGACAACTGGTAAATAGGGGAGGATAAACCGAAAATCTTTATTTGATAGGAAAGAAAATAAAAAATATGTCCCTAAGCAGAATATTAAAAGCCATCGCCAAGTAGATTTTTTGGTTACAGATTCAGCAGGCGATCGCTTCCCTTTGACAAGCCAAGTTGCTGCCCCTAAAATCCCAGACCCCAAACACATATATAATAATGGCGGGTAAATCATATCTGGCAGTACTGATAAATAATACACCCACCCTTCTAGACTATTCGCTTGGGGCGAATTGGCGTATTTTAAACCATAATTATTATTGTTTTCTGAAGAAGTCAGGATTGTCAGCCAATTAACGCTAACCCAAGGATATAAAACCATCACGGCTATCAAAAAAGCCACAACGAGTTGAGCAATACGTCTCCAGTTTTTGCTGAGGATATTTTCTCCCAAAACCCAGACACTCGGTATCAATAAAAATATTAAACCACTAGGCTTACTCAACACCGTTATACCTGCACCCACACCAAAACAAACACTCCAAAACCACTGTTTTTTAGGTGAGTCAGCATCTCGCCAAAAAGTTAAACTGGTAAAGGCAAAAATTAAAGTTGCTGTGAGTCCATACTCTAGTAGATAATCGAGGCGAATTAACACGAAACTGTGAACTAATATACACAGTCCTGCTGCCCACAATCCGACATTAGCAGAAAATATGTGTTTACCTAATTGATAGACAAATATTAAAATAATTGCAGTAAATAGTACATTAACTAATGTACCTGATTCAAAACTACAGCCAAATAAAGTGAAAAAAGGTACAGTCATTAAATAGACAAAAGGAGCGCGATAACTTGGGGATAATTGCCAAAGTTTTGTCCACCAATCGCCAGAAAAAAACTGCGGATGGCTTAACATTCCCCAATAATTGGCTGCTCTTGTCAGATGGTCGCCGGTGTCCCATGCTGGAGGAGAATTGTCTAAAGTAGCCCAAAGGCGATCGCACACAAAAGCAGCTATCCACAACATAATGAGAATAGCCCTATCGGAGGTTAAAAATTGGAACTTTCTTCTGAATAGCATTTACCGATAATTCCCAAAAATGCGATATCCCCGACTTCTTGAAGGATACCGGCGAATGGTAGGTTTAACCCTTCATCTCATCGCATGGGAAAATCAGGTTTTTTTGGCGTAGTTGGATGATTTGTAGGGGCGCAAGGCCTTGCGCCCCTAGCGACAATCTTCCTCACATAGCCGATAAAATGGGTGTTACCCCCTATTCGCCACCGGCATCCTTCAAGAAGTCGAGGATCTGACCACAACAGATAAGTGTACATGGTTTTGGTCTCATATCATGTTTAGGAAAATACTTTTGGCAAAACTTAGCGGTGTACCCCTAAAGGAAAACAAGCTACGCGCAGTGTCTTTCCTCTATAGCCCGTAGAAATCCTCATCCAAAATTTGCTCAATGGAAAAAGGACAAGTTATGGGATACTCACTCTCTTCTGGTACACAAACCCCAAACTTCGCCAACTTCCCTTCCTTAATCGCCAGCTTCCGAGCATCCGGGTAGGCTTTTTGGATCGCTTCTACCAGAAAACTTTTCAGCGAAGGTGTATCAGCAGGGCAAACGCATCTAAATTGTGTGGAAAAATAAGGTAAGATGGGGGGTTGGTATTTTGCCAGCACTTCAGGCGCTCGGTGCATTCGTGACTTATGACTCCAAACTTTGACAATACCATCCTGAAATACTTTTCTAGCCTAGAAGACCCGCGAATTGAGCGTACTAAAGGTTCTTGCGTACTTAGCGTGCTTAATTATTAGTTAAAGTCTATAAATTTGCTTTAAAAGTAAGACTTACAGGCGTTCATAATTTAATTTTCAGCAATATGACCAAAAATACAGGAAATAATGGCTATTACCGTATCTCAGTAAGGGTTTCAAGCTGATTATTTAATAAATTTAGCACGCTAAGTACGGAAGAGCCAAAAAATATTGTCTCAAGTAATACCAATCTTTAATAACTATAAAATATGTGTATTAGGTGATAGAGAATTTTGCTCTGTTAAACTAGCAAAGTATCTCCAGGGATTGGATGTGTATTTTTGTTTGCGATTAAAAAAGAATGAGTTTTTGCAAGTTGAAAAAGATGTTTTTGTTGAGTTAAAAAATCTGGGTTTAGTACCGGGAGTTTCTTTTTTTATCAAAGGAGTTAAAGTGACAAAGACTCGGGGTTTTATGAGCTTTAATGTAGCGGCTAAATGGAAACGTAAAATCAACGGAGTAGCACCGAAAGAATGATGGTTTATTTTAACAAATTTTGACGACTTAGAGTCGGCAATATCTGCCTATAAACAAAGATTTGATATAGAAGAAATGTTTAGAGATTTTAAAACAGGTGGTTATAATTTAATTTAGAAGAGACTAATGTTGAAGGCAGCCGATTTATTTCTCTAGTTTTACTGATAACGCTCGCTTACACTTCTGCCATGATTCAGGGTCAAAAAATTAAACATAAAGGAATACAAAAATATGTAGCTCGTGTTAAAGAATCTGGTCGCTCTGTGCGGAGACATAGTAGTTTTTATGTTGGCTTGTATGGTCAAACTTGGGTCAATTTCACAGATATTTGTATGGAATTAGTGACAGAATTAATGATAATTAATCGTAATAAGCGCAAGTATTATCAACAAGGATTGAGGGCTATGAAGCTTATCGAGTCTATGTTTTAGCTTATTTCGTCGCCCCCTCAGCATTACTCATTACTCATTACTCATTACTCATTACTCATTACTCATTACTCATTACTCATTACTCATTACTCATTACTCATTACTCATTACTCATTACTCATTACTCATTACTCATTACTCATTACTCATTACTCATTACTCATTACTCATTACTCATTACTCATTACTCATTATGTATAAAAATAGCAGGGAAGGCGAGGGGCAAATCAATTCAAACTGCAAAATTTGACTTGATTTGTCCCCCATCTCCCCTGCTTCTACTTAGGAGTAGTATCGCCTCTAGCTGTTAGGGTGCTAAGGCGTTACCGCGAATCAGACTACCAATGGTCTTGGCTGTAATTTTCAGTTGGGTGATGGGATTGGCTGGGACGACAGTCTTATACAGATAGCTGTCGAAAGTCAGCCGTTGGACATCAAGATCACCGCACATTTCTACAAACGCTTCGCGGGTGGCGTCGGAACGATAGAACACACTTTGCAGGATATCCAAAACCTTGTAGGTGAGTCCGTATTTTTTATCCCAGCGCTTCAAGTAAAGCTTAAGGTCGTTTTCTGTAGGAATACGTTGACCAGCGTTAGAAACTTCCACAATGGTTTCCGCACACATGCGCCCAGACTTAGCCGCAAAGTAAATTCCTTCACCAGAGGACTTTGTAACATAGCCTGCAGCATCTCCCACTAAAGCGACTCTTCCGACCACGCGACGGGGACGGGGATGTTCAGGAATGGGGTGTGCTTCGACTTTGATGATTTTTCCGCCTGCGAGTTTCTCCGAAGCACGGGCGCGGATACCCGCTTGCAACTGTTTTATAGTGGCTTTATGGACTTGCATTGTGCCAGTACCAACAGCTACGTGGTCATATTTGGGGAATACCCAAGCGTAGAAGTCGGTAGAAACGTCATCGCCGACATACATTTCGGCCATGTCATTATAGTATGCCATTTTGTCTTCGGGTAGGCGAATTCGCTCTTGAAAGGCGATCGCATAATTGTAATCCCCAGCATCCATTTCTTTGGCAATGCGGGAATTCGCCCCATCAGCCCCGATCACTAAATCCACCTTCAGGGTTTTGGCAATTCCCTCGGCGCCCCCTTCTGTATGATCAACGTAATGGATCGTATAGGGGTCAGTATTGTTGGTGGGTATATCGAGTTTATGAACGGTGGCATTAATTAAAGTCGCACCTAATTTGGCCGCACGATTCCGCAGGAAGCTATCTAGCACCTCACGACGGCACATTCCTATATATTCATCTTCATTTACCAGATTGATATCCACCTCACGGTTCGAGGGGGAAATCATTTTCATCTTTCGCACGCGGCGATCGATAATCTCTGGTGGTAGGTCAAACTCACTCACCATACACAGGGGAATAGCACCCCCGCAGGGCTTGGCATTGTCTAGCTTCCGCTCAATTAAGTAGGTTTCAATTCCAGCTTTTGCCAGTGTTTCAGCGGCAGATGAACCAGCTGGGCCTGAACCAACAACAGCGACCCTTAGTGTCAAAGGTTTTCTCCCAATCTTGACATTTACCGAAAGCATCCTACCACGGTATTTCGCCTATTTTCTCCCCCAGGGTGAGGGTTTTGTCAGAAATGCAATATTCCTTAATATTGCGATACATAAACTCAGTTGTCATTTGTCATTTATTATTAATCATTTGTCATTTATTATGAGTCAATTCGCCCCAATCCCCAATATGCAAATTTCCTTATTTGATTCCCTGAGCAGACAAATTGGCGTTAGCGCAATTAGCGGCTATCAGAAACACGTTTCACCTCATAAAGGCTTTGTTTGCGCTCATCGGGTGTTATATGGTGGTGAATCCTGCTCTCAATACATCAAGCGGGTGGTTGCGGAAGATGGGTTAAAGGTAGCATTTGTCAAGTCTCGTGAACGATTTCAATCTTGTAAACAAGCT
The Gloeotrichia echinulata CP02 DNA segment above includes these coding regions:
- the chlP gene encoding geranylgeranyl reductase, yielding MTLRVAVVGSGPAGSSAAETLAKAGIETYLIERKLDNAKPCGGAIPLCMVSEFDLPPEIIDRRVRKMKMISPSNREVDINLVNEDEYIGMCRREVLDSFLRNRAAKLGATLINATVHKLDIPTNNTDPYTIHYVDHTEGGAEGIAKTLKVDLVIGADGANSRIAKEMDAGDYNYAIAFQERIRLPEDKMAYYNDMAEMYVGDDVSTDFYAWVFPKYDHVAVGTGTMQVHKATIKQLQAGIRARASEKLAGGKIIKVEAHPIPEHPRPRRVVGRVALVGDAAGYVTKSSGEGIYFAAKSGRMCAETIVEVSNAGQRIPTENDLKLYLKRWDKKYGLTYKVLDILQSVFYRSDATREAFVEMCGDLDVQRLTFDSYLYKTVVPANPITQLKITAKTIGSLIRGNALAP
- the ald gene encoding alanine dehydrogenase is translated as MEIGVPKETKDQEFRVGLSPSSVRVLRENGHTIFVQTEAGTGAGFTDDEYKRAGAEIVPTPEAAWNRELIVKVKEPLVTEYKFLRKEQILFTYLHLAADRQLTEHLVDSGTSAIAYETVEQPGGNKLPLLSPMSIIAGRLAVQFGARFLERQQGGKGVLLGGVPGVKPGKVVILGGGVVGTEAAKIAVGMGAIVQILDVNVERLSYLETLFGSRVELLYSNSAHIEAAVKEADLLVGAVLVPGRRAPILVSRKLVKQMHPGSVIVDVAVDQGGCVETLHTTSHTNPVYIEEGVVHYGVPNMPGAVPWTATQALNNSTLPYVVQLANQGIKALELNPALAKGLNVQNHRLVHPAVQEVFPDLVS
- a CDS encoding chlorophyll a/b-binding protein; translation: MITEPKPTITPKLEDPKFGFNEYAERLNGRAAMIGFMLMVVIEYVTNQGVLSWLGLR
- a CDS encoding type II toxin-antitoxin system HicB family antitoxin; amino-acid sequence: MTSNLLKNPANDISKLNYSVLVEAKEGGYQATVWGLPECQVFAQTREEALNNLHELVNNRLKTIEIVTQEIAAPKTEHPWMKFAGKYKDDPQFDDMLADIEAYRRELDTEMEEYYRQLDAEEEVK
- a CDS encoding transposase, with product MSRWVDMLRSHYNWCLNDRLTQYAQQFIQGDYCDIRTKAEACPITCFVSKNGATGEPWKDDKKANPRRAAGDIQITALPTLKKARPWFATIDSTVLQQNVKRLDIAYKNFFVRVASGTGEGRGFPKFKNRSNFTSFTYQMGIKVQKNKIYLPKLGWMRFYNSRQIPDSFTIKAATIRKRQDGWYVSIRIEDKTIPDYVAKSFIDVNKIIGCDLGITKLVHLSDGHQIENPKFLTNKKTKRILKNRQRKVTRKLKGSKNRKKAATNVGRFHQKIADKRQAYQWYVANKIVSRNVDAIAVENLNVSAMKKRCSEKIEEETGRFLKNGQSRKRGLNRSISDASWGELILKIEYLAAKHGKVVLKVSPKHTSQKCQNCGHIDALSRDEEKFICTNCGFMSHADINAAKNIRDRALSMVREDFAEPEPKGSKRPKNCKEISPRSMSKRGEPGNLSNQDIKTAMS
- a CDS encoding WD40 repeat domain-containing protein, whose translation is MAVLTLPVTLWGGLEISTVQAAVEATSKSQANKSFANPQLLYSLHGHAGTVKSLAFSPDSKILASGGAENEGVIRLWNLKNGARVGTIRKAHKTGVESLVISPDGQTLVSCSSDRTINLWNLKTQKFSRSFVDHTSNVMSLAISADSKLLISGALDGIRLWDLRQQRPLSTLVRFDNSIYTVAISPDGQTLVSGDSQGVIKLWNLSTGKLIREIVAHSQIVSTVAFTPDGESVISASRDRTIKIWHTNNGELIRTLTGHNNWVNAIAINRDGQTLASAGRDGVKLWNITTGELVTTLEKHTDWVSAIAFSPDGQFLASGGFDKTINVWRSR
- a CDS encoding XisI protein, producing MDKIAHYRQIIKQILSEHAQISSNSDSVKSEVILDHENDHYQLAYVGWQGDKRVFVPVMHFDIQNGKIWIQYNGTEESVAERLVKLGVPPSDIVIGFHSPFKRQFTAYAVE
- a CDS encoding type II toxin-antitoxin system VapC family toxin, with product MSLWILDTDTLSLFQRAHPLVSQRVNGTPIEQLVTTVITFEEQIYGRLNRIRRANSQESLVFAYIQLRETLEDFKNINVVDFNPEAANCYAQLLRQKIRIGTQDLRIASIAIANNAILVTRNQRDFSRVPGLQFEDWTLGN
- a CDS encoding glycosyltransferase family 39 protein, with amino-acid sequence MLFRRKFQFLTSDRAILIMLWIAAFVCDRLWATLDNSPPAWDTGDHLTRAANYWGMLSHPQFFSGDWWTKLWQLSPSYRAPFVYLMTVPFFTLFGCSFESGTLVNVLFTAIILIFVYQLGKHIFSANVGLWAAGLCILVHSFVLIRLDYLLEYGLTATLIFAFTSLTFWRDADSPKKQWFWSVCFGVGAGITVLSKPSGLIFLLIPSVWVLGENILSKNWRRIAQLVVAFLIAVMVLYPWVSVNWLTILTSSENNNNYGLKYANSPQANSLEGWVYYLSVLPDMIYPPLLYMCLGSGILGAATWLVKGKRSPAESVTKKSTWRWLLIFCLGTYFLFSFLSNKDFRFILPYLPVVLVLLARLLTISSTIWSQWLRWVTVAITSLFLISDLFPIPFLQQFSGRHLPYLGATYPHAEVIAEVIQKQPYLRSNMGIVPNTVQINPFNLDFFGSAANFQVFARQIGTNIKNIPQDARSLNWYITKTGDQGAIGGFEAAQAALNTTVTQSPDLKIQKTWNLPDKSELRLYQRRVSPVVVEKLNSTPPPQVSLGVLTSVQAPPGKPIPVQYEFTGSWEQLQDGLVLLTWQGQGNQRWLHDHAIALGQLYTKTEAPPANTAFRVIETLAMLPPAELSAGTYNLKAIYLNRRTGNTYPLPTPPIQITLNPQAANIPAPELDLITQLEQLATGLPQGKLDPIFREIARINQYDPLQDYLNYAEIALSYRLSQEPKNLDIAYSLALSQTLQRRVEPLLKTLDKITQQDAQNAYAWTYLGFVHLYNFQPKAAESALQVAEKLNSKIPEVKSLRIVSSAMQFNFLQAWERYKLAK